In Deltaproteobacteria bacterium, the following are encoded in one genomic region:
- a CDS encoding nucleotidyltransferase domain-containing protein — MTKKGLQKEIQSITRQLVENYGAKKVILFGSAARGEFSEDSDLDFLILKDNIPYYGKDRLLELDRLIKYRLPTDMFVYSLDEFENLQQMGDPFIQQILQEGKVLHG, encoded by the coding sequence ATGACGAAAAAAGGACTTCAAAAAGAAATTCAAAGTATTACGAGACAACTTGTTGAAAATTATGGTGCCAAAAAAGTGATCCTTTTTGGTTCTGCGGCCAGAGGAGAATTCAGCGAAGATAGTGATTTGGACTTTCTCATTCTTAAGGACAATATTCCCTATTATGGAAAAGACCGTCTTTTGGAGCTTGATCGTCTCATAAAATACCGTTTACCAACCGATATGTTTGTTTACAGCCTTGACGAGTTTGAAAATCTTCAACAGATGGGGGACCCTTTTATCCAACAAATTCTTCAGGAGGGAAAAGTTCTCCATGGCTGA
- a CDS encoding HEPN domain-containing protein, translated as MAEKKIFMEWVGKADEDFHFASACLDDEIEYFGHICFHFQQATEKYLKAFIISKGLPLKKIHNLLVLLDHCCQKDSSFENLRESCQDLNRFYLDTRYPAHWPTKFTRQDAQSARQSCEAVGKIVKIKI; from the coding sequence ATGGCTGAAAAGAAAATATTCATGGAATGGGTGGGGAAGGCGGACGAAGATTTTCATTTTGCCAGTGCCTGCCTTGATGATGAAATCGAATATTTTGGACATATTTGTTTTCATTTTCAGCAAGCCACCGAAAAATATTTGAAGGCTTTTATCATCTCCAAAGGTTTGCCTTTGAAAAAAATTCACAATCTCCTAGTGTTGCTCGACCACTGTTGTCAGAAAGATTCATCATTCGAAAACTTGAGAGAATCCTGTCAAGATCTCAATCGCTTTTACTTGGACACGCGTTATCCAGCTCATTGGCCGACAAAATTTACAAGACAAGACGCACAGTCCGCTAGACAGTCCTGCGAGGCGGTTGGGAAGATTGTAAAAATAAAAATCTAG
- a CDS encoding PEGA domain-containing protein: MLVLTDNMADEDRTLLFGGGEGTKGVNPPYVVIADGPHKGARFPLQEGTNIIGRLDEYQVVLDDQSVSRKHSEIVFVNGSWTVHDLGSKNGTYVNGAQLSESVVVGHKDLIRVGIYTLRLITQEITQDEELEVSAQEIGEWGTVVVSPGKEGGTAQIGVEPEVTSPHSPLEESDELQRKTFIKRLGEKRGWLPKARIWILGALLFSVVLIAGLYFYWTTILAPQGEAAKKVKAVPPPVAAPTLEIQTIPLGPPEPPKPQTVPVFLDCIANPFPATVRFQEKEIGKTPLKVNVELLPEQTYDMEATFDMAEIQEKYTDRLHFTVDKNQSIIPLLFRAPIGTIKIISLPRDVSLYVEAYFEYNKFQPRSVKLQNVVLNKPVYAPFGRYILELRKPKQIGGDAAHLIDDIIFRREFILKEDQPTFALDLTEGNLQQFPAEIRSIPPGADVFIDQQKVGVTPFTGTLPVGTHKLTLRKEGYFEATQDITTDINTPFKTELTLKTSPAGEKLNTAKANLRQGLYQETVQALSDVFTLNPSPRETAEARYMLGKVFLQLKDYSKAQGYFTQAMEHEDFKYPAKLGIANALADQQLMQQALLPLVEVLLNAKEEGVQREAHEVLRKVSPLRSVVYIQSDPVGAAIYLNDKKLEQVTPVLLHEMALGSYRIRIEKLGFESQTLTINLSINEFNPVLAKLKPLPQ, from the coding sequence GTGTTAGTACTCACCGACAATATGGCCGATGAAGACAGAACTCTGCTTTTTGGAGGTGGCGAAGGCACGAAAGGGGTGAACCCTCCCTATGTGGTGATTGCTGATGGTCCGCATAAGGGCGCCCGTTTTCCCCTGCAAGAGGGGACGAATATTATTGGCCGTCTGGATGAATATCAGGTTGTGTTGGATGACCAAAGTGTCTCCAGAAAACATTCCGAAATCGTATTTGTTAACGGGAGTTGGACCGTCCATGATTTGGGGAGCAAAAACGGAACCTATGTCAATGGCGCCCAATTATCTGAATCGGTTGTGGTGGGTCACAAAGATTTAATTCGCGTTGGAATTTATACCCTTCGTCTCATTACTCAGGAAATCACACAAGATGAAGAACTCGAAGTTTCCGCACAAGAAATTGGCGAGTGGGGGACCGTTGTGGTTTCGCCGGGTAAAGAGGGGGGAACAGCCCAAATAGGTGTGGAACCCGAAGTGACATCACCTCATTCTCCTCTGGAAGAAAGTGATGAACTGCAACGCAAAACTTTTATCAAACGTCTTGGTGAAAAAAGAGGATGGCTTCCCAAAGCGCGGATTTGGATTTTGGGTGCTCTTCTTTTTTCCGTGGTGCTGATTGCGGGACTCTATTTTTACTGGACAACGATTCTTGCGCCACAGGGAGAAGCGGCGAAAAAGGTTAAGGCGGTGCCTCCTCCTGTCGCCGCTCCAACGCTTGAAATTCAAACCATTCCGCTCGGACCTCCGGAACCTCCCAAACCTCAAACCGTTCCCGTATTTCTGGATTGCATTGCAAATCCTTTCCCAGCGACGGTCCGTTTTCAGGAAAAGGAAATTGGTAAAACGCCTCTTAAGGTCAATGTCGAACTTTTGCCCGAACAGACTTATGACATGGAAGCCACTTTCGATATGGCCGAGATTCAGGAAAAATATACCGACCGCCTTCATTTCACCGTGGATAAAAACCAGTCGATCATCCCGCTTTTGTTTCGCGCGCCGATTGGAACCATCAAAATTATTTCATTGCCGCGGGATGTTTCGCTCTATGTCGAGGCTTATTTTGAATACAACAAATTTCAACCCCGTTCCGTGAAATTGCAAAATGTTGTTTTGAACAAACCGGTTTATGCCCCGTTTGGGCGTTACATTTTGGAACTGCGCAAACCAAAACAAATTGGGGGCGATGCGGCCCACCTCATCGATGATATTATTTTCAGACGCGAGTTTATTTTGAAAGAAGACCAACCGACGTTTGCGCTCGATTTAACGGAGGGAAATTTACAGCAATTCCCGGCCGAAATTCGTTCGATCCCGCCCGGCGCGGATGTTTTTATCGATCAGCAAAAAGTGGGAGTGACACCGTTTACGGGAACCTTGCCCGTGGGGACACATAAGCTGACACTGCGCAAAGAGGGATATTTCGAGGCCACGCAAGATATAACAACTGATATTAACACTCCCTTCAAAACGGAGTTGACGTTGAAAACTTCGCCCGCCGGAGAAAAATTAAATACGGCCAAGGCAAATTTGCGACAAGGATTGTATCAGGAGACGGTTCAGGCTCTGTCGGATGTTTTTACATTAAACCCTTCCCCGCGTGAAACAGCGGAAGCGCGCTATATGTTGGGAAAAGTTTTCCTGCAGTTGAAAGATTATTCAAAAGCTCAGGGCTATTTTACGCAGGCCATGGAACACGAAGATTTTAAATATCCGGCGAAGTTGGGCATTGCCAATGCGCTTGCGGATCAGCAACTCATGCAACAGGCTTTACTGCCGCTTGTGGAAGTTTTGCTCAATGCAAAAGAGGAGGGAGTGCAAAGAGAAGCGCATGAGGTGTTGAGAAAAGTTTCTCCGCTTCGCTCGGTTGTCTACATCCAGTCAGACCCCGTCGGAGCCGCGATTTATTTGAATGACAAAAAACTGGAACAGGTGACGCCGGTTTTACTGCACGAAATGGCGCTTGGAAGTTACCGCATCCGAATCGAAAAACTGGGCTTTGAATCACAAACTCTGACCATCAATCTATCCATCAACGAATTCAACCCTGTCCTAGCAAAACTAAAACCCCTGCCGCAATAA